One stretch of Legionella birminghamensis DNA includes these proteins:
- the thiD gene encoding bifunctional hydroxymethylpyrimidine kinase/phosphomethylpyrimidine kinase produces MKKIACVLSIAGTDPSGGAGIQADIKTISATGAYAASVITALVAQNTCGVMAIEAVSADFIQQQLKAVFSDMEIAAVKVGMVYSKEAIEVIASWLKAAKQMPVVIDPLMFAKDNSSLMDKRSLSIFKTQLLPLASLITPNIPEAEMLCGKEITCCDDMQEAALAISQHYETNVLLKGGHLPGENSTDILCLHKPKQLFFFRQKRINTNNTHGTGCTLSSAIASFLAQKINLHSAIEQAKRYLTAAIVSGRHLKIGQGNGPVDHFFIQDK; encoded by the coding sequence ATGAAAAAAATAGCTTGTGTTCTGAGCATCGCCGGCACGGATCCTTCTGGAGGTGCTGGCATTCAGGCGGATATTAAAACGATTTCAGCGACGGGAGCCTATGCGGCTTCGGTAATAACAGCACTGGTGGCACAAAATACCTGCGGGGTTATGGCGATTGAAGCAGTCTCAGCTGATTTTATCCAGCAACAGCTGAAGGCGGTCTTTAGCGATATGGAAATTGCAGCGGTAAAAGTCGGGATGGTTTATTCAAAAGAGGCCATTGAGGTAATCGCTTCTTGGCTTAAGGCCGCTAAACAAATGCCAGTGGTAATTGATCCGCTTATGTTTGCCAAAGACAATTCCTCTTTAATGGATAAGCGAAGCCTTTCCATTTTTAAAACACAGCTTTTGCCTCTGGCGAGTTTAATCACCCCCAATATTCCAGAGGCGGAAATGCTTTGCGGGAAAGAGATCACCTGCTGTGACGATATGCAGGAAGCCGCTCTGGCAATAAGCCAACACTATGAAACGAATGTCCTGCTTAAAGGCGGCCATTTACCAGGAGAAAATAGTACAGATATCCTCTGTTTACACAAACCAAAGCAACTATTTTTCTTTCGTCAAAAGCGAATTAACACAAATAATACACATGGGACAGGTTGCACTTTGTCATCAGCCATTGCTTCCTTTCTTGCACAGAAAATAAATTTGCATTCTGCTATCGAACAGGCAAAACGTTATTTAACTGCTGCTATTGTTTCAGGTCGACACTTAAAAATAGGGCAGGGGAATGGCCCGGTAGATCATTTCTTTATTCAGGACAAGTAA
- the thiM gene encoding hydroxyethylthiazole kinase: protein MIQIINDILKQIKTAKPLVLNISNQVTMDLVANGLLSLGASPIMTQAIHEVEDLIKLASAVVINTGTLNEEFLSLADYACMQANRWQKPLVLDPVGIGASDYRSSHCDRLLRQFNFQLIRGNASEIAALAGLKISSRGVDTSLCTESAVEGGKKLVETHSSITVISGAMDAVINRNQIQHFERGSALMPQVTGSGCLLTAVIALFMAVWNDHFQAACAAVLFYSLCGELAEKNASGPGSFKMHFLDSLAGWERLVA, encoded by the coding sequence ATGATTCAAATCATCAATGACATTCTGAAGCAAATAAAAACAGCAAAGCCGCTGGTTCTTAATATTAGTAATCAGGTGACGATGGATTTGGTAGCGAATGGCTTATTGAGTCTGGGGGCATCGCCTATTATGACCCAAGCCATTCATGAGGTTGAAGATCTGATAAAACTGGCCAGTGCTGTGGTGATCAATACCGGTACTTTAAACGAAGAATTTTTATCGCTTGCAGATTATGCCTGCATGCAGGCGAATCGCTGGCAGAAACCCCTGGTCCTGGATCCAGTTGGTATTGGCGCAAGTGATTACCGAAGCAGCCACTGCGACCGTCTCCTGCGGCAGTTCAACTTCCAGCTTATTCGCGGGAACGCCAGTGAGATTGCCGCATTGGCAGGGTTGAAAATAAGCAGCCGTGGAGTCGATACCAGTCTTTGTACAGAGAGTGCGGTGGAAGGCGGAAAAAAACTGGTTGAAACGCATTCATCCATTACTGTTATCAGCGGCGCTATGGACGCAGTGATTAACCGAAACCAGATTCAGCATTTCGAGCGGGGGTCGGCATTGATGCCGCAAGTGACTGGCTCCGGATGTTTATTAACGGCGGTGATTGCGCTTTTCATGGCTGTTTGGAATGACCATTTTCAGGCCGCTTGTGCGGCAGTGCTTTTCTATAGCTTGTGCGGTGAGCTCGCTGAAAAAAATGCATCCGGCCCTGGTTCATTCAAAATGCATTTCCTGGATAGTCTCGCCGGCTGGGAGCGGCTTGTAGCATGA
- the thiE gene encoding thiamine phosphate synthase, protein MLSALRFCYISDYANPDLLLSAVKGGVLSVQYRDKNSSRSVRYVKARQLKKQLDCFNIPLIINDDVDLAHKINAAGVHLGQADQRPEAARNILGAGKIIGWSIESVAQLKEANRLSCLDYVAASAIFPSRSKADLKTLWGLEGLEKLVALSRHPLIAIGGIDMTNIAAIMSRAVFGAAVISAISNANDPERAARALHERIIGVKHDSNHQ, encoded by the coding sequence ATGCTCTCTGCCCTGAGGTTCTGCTATATAAGCGATTATGCCAACCCTGATTTGTTATTATCAGCGGTTAAAGGCGGTGTGTTATCCGTGCAATATCGGGATAAAAACTCGTCTCGTAGTGTACGATATGTGAAAGCAAGACAGCTTAAGAAGCAATTGGACTGCTTTAATATCCCATTGATTATTAATGATGATGTGGACTTGGCTCATAAAATCAATGCGGCGGGAGTACATCTCGGGCAAGCGGATCAGCGCCCTGAGGCGGCAAGAAACATCCTCGGAGCGGGCAAAATCATCGGTTGGTCAATTGAAAGTGTCGCGCAGCTTAAAGAGGCAAATCGCTTATCCTGCCTGGACTATGTGGCGGCCAGCGCCATTTTTCCAAGTAGGAGCAAAGCGGATCTCAAAACCTTGTGGGGGCTTGAGGGGCTTGAGAAGTTGGTAGCTTTGTCCAGGCATCCGCTGATAGCTATTGGCGGGATCGATATGACTAATATTGCTGCAATCATGTCACGGGCTGTCTTTGGGGCAGCCGTGATTTCAGCAATTTCAAACGCCAATGACCCTGAGCGGGCAGCCAGGGCACTTCATGAAAGGATTATAGGAGTAAAGCATGATTCAAATCATCAATGA
- a CDS encoding ABC transporter substrate-binding protein produces MSDLSSRTTLLLNWYANPYHCPIFVAQGLGFYQQENIKLAILEPSDPSDVTEIVGLGHVDFGVKAMIHTVAARAKGYPLTSIGTLLDEPPTGLIALKSSGIRSFHDIAGKRIGYIGEFGKKIIDDLARLAGISERYETVRVGMNVSDAISRGVIDAGIGFINFQRVELEHLSGETVFLRLDELAGLGCCCFCSIQFIVPERMLQQEHTLKGFLRATQRGAAYTVENPEEAFECLCAQKPQLRNTLNKTIFLRSLPFFSRNLLNIERDWNKVGRYTKHLGITDEQFTVSDCYSNDYLPEKPYSELEAISCCIAGEK; encoded by the coding sequence ATGTCAGATCTGTCATCAAGAACCACATTACTGCTTAACTGGTACGCCAATCCCTACCATTGCCCCATTTTTGTTGCTCAGGGACTGGGATTTTATCAGCAGGAAAATATCAAATTAGCCATTTTGGAACCGAGCGACCCCAGTGATGTCACCGAAATTGTAGGGCTTGGCCATGTCGACTTCGGCGTTAAAGCGATGATTCATACAGTAGCTGCCAGGGCAAAAGGCTATCCGCTTACTTCCATCGGCACTTTGCTTGATGAACCCCCGACAGGCCTGATCGCGCTCAAATCCAGCGGTATTCGCAGCTTTCATGATATTGCAGGTAAACGGATTGGATATATCGGCGAATTTGGCAAAAAAATAATCGATGATTTAGCACGTTTGGCTGGAATTTCCGAACGCTATGAAACGGTACGGGTAGGAATGAATGTTAGTGATGCAATTTCTCGCGGTGTCATTGATGCAGGAATCGGATTTATCAATTTTCAGCGTGTAGAGCTTGAGCATTTATCAGGGGAAACCGTTTTTTTAAGGCTTGATGAGTTGGCAGGATTAGGCTGCTGCTGTTTTTGCTCAATTCAGTTCATTGTTCCCGAGCGCATGTTGCAGCAGGAACACACCCTCAAGGGGTTTTTAAGGGCGACCCAGCGCGGTGCAGCCTATACCGTAGAGAACCCGGAAGAAGCGTTTGAGTGCCTTTGCGCGCAAAAACCCCAATTACGAAATACACTAAACAAAACTATTTTTCTGCGCAGTTTGCCATTTTTCTCCCGTAATTTGCTCAATATTGAAAGAGACTGGAATAAAGTTGGTCGTTATACGAAACATCTTGGCATTACCGATGAGCAATTTACAGTAAGCGATTGCTATAGCAATGACTATCTTCCTGAGAAGCCCTATTCAGAATTGGAAGCCATTTCCTGTTGTATCGCTGGGGAAAAATAA